CGCTGAAAGACGAACTCTCGATGGTGGGGCGGTACGACCCTCCCTACGGGAAGTTTGCCGTTGTCCGCCCGCCGAAAGCTGATCGCGAGCGACTGCTCGAGATGGACCGTGAGGAACGCGTCTCGCTTCCTGACGAGCCACGCAGTCTCGACGATATCGAGTTCCGACTATACCACGGGCCGTTCGACGACTCACAGCCGGTATATCTGCTCTGTATCACGGCCGACGGATACGGTTTCTACGAGGGGCGGGAAAATACCCCGCTCGGCGGTCCGTACGCGTTTCGAGTTTCCAAATCGAAACGGCATGAACTGCTCGATCTGTGCCTCGAAAGCGGGTTTTTCGAGTTCGATCATACGTTCGTCTCGGCCGAGGACGTCGCGCCCCTTCCGTCGGTGTCGACCGGCGTTCGGGTCGGCGAGAGCGAGAAGTGGGTGTACAACTACAGTCGCTCGGCTCCAAGGGCGGTACAGCGGATCGAAACCGCGATCCAGGAGGCCTGTCTGGTCGATCAGTGGCTCGAGCCGGACTGGCGTGCCATCCTCGAGACGCTTACAACGGCACCCGAGGCTGCGGGTCCGGCTCTCGCGCTCCTTGCTGCCGCTCACGACGAACGGGTACTAGCGGACGCCGATCCGGACGCGGTCTTCGAAGCGGTTCGGCCGTATCTCTCGTCTCCGGACCGGACCACGCGTCGCGATGCGACCGAAACTGCCACGCGAATATTCATGCTCGCCGACTGTTCGTTGGGGGAGGCGAGGGAGCTGTTCGAACCGCTACTCGACGATGACGACGAAGAGATACGGACGTATGCGGCCGATGCGCTGGAACTGATCGAGTGCAACGACTGACTCGAGTCGACGAGTCTCGTTCGAGTGGCCGCGACGCTACGGCGAGTCGCGATCGGAACCGCCCTCGAGATCGAGGTCGAGATCGGCTTCGAGTTCCCCCACGCAGGTTTCGACCGGCTC
The DNA window shown above is from Halopiger xanaduensis SH-6 and carries:
- a CDS encoding DUF6438 domain-containing protein, whose translation is MVISIQQYNDEQRATEELGRIHNGEILTANVDGFDDVVDRMRTEVRQERRRERKYDERRRESLSYRTRTVLHRPPPSLKDELSMVGRYDPPYGKFAVVRPPKADRERLLEMDREERVSLPDEPRSLDDIEFRLYHGPFDDSQPVYLLCITADGYGFYEGRENTPLGGPYAFRVSKSKRHELLDLCLESGFFEFDHTFVSAEDVAPLPSVSTGVRVGESEKWVYNYSRSAPRAVQRIETAIQEACLVDQWLEPDWRAILETLTTAPEAAGPALALLAAAHDERVLADADPDAVFEAVRPYLSSPDRTTRRDATETATRIFMLADCSLGEARELFEPLLDDDDEEIRTYAADALELIECND